One part of the Desulfonema ishimotonii genome encodes these proteins:
- a CDS encoding AAA family ATPase yields MQKLTEELESWFKERPLWLQNATKRLLEKGELEESDYDDLLKICGSEVGVEFEGQNIPTAHPIPAGSFAQEDHSQKVEISSISNVVGINALNPRKPLSFPEGLTVIYGQNGSGKSGYTRLLKQVCGAKKPGQLHPNAFKHPPDSQSCQIQFKCEGNECELSWDISKGINEQLSAVELYDNECGSVYVIDENQLAYEPALLRLFSELTTASDRLSKQLEGLSKTLVSSKPALPDEYIMTKAGQWYKSLTLPMNKATIEEKCAWSEVDQKSFNDINLRLKSSDPKTQAQAIRKSKIQVDKLIADFRNWESKLSDTSCSEYLVSKKDCSVKQATASEYAKSIFKNSPLTGIGDESWSLLWEQARAYSENVAYLNVNFPNVGDGAVCVLCQQPLSDKTKKRLSDFESFVKGELESAAKIAKKGLAVTENVLKKTPEENLIATMLSASGIDDTISEKVLKLRESIAQKSMELLETEPGKEYSAGLDFDVLEDLVNLSENMEINAKRLDEDAKKDKREEIKKEALELEARKWLSQQKSSINAELILLGKKEKISRAKSLVTTTALTRKKSLLTEELITAEYIHRFRNEIEKFGAGRINVNLEKTRSTKGRVYFQIKLEGNQLGLQVDKILSEGEFRIISLAAFLADVEGHTDKSAFIFDDPISSLDQDYEEKVAERLVELSKSRQVLVFTHRLSLMALLEEFVKKQGLTQNTIGLYKETWGTGEPGLPPIHAQKTKAAINTLISKIPEGKKILDEHGHEQYSWWAKGICSNTRITVEKVIEIDLLADVIQRFRRSITTQGKLHNIAKVTTEDCEYIDTLLTKYSRYVHSQPNEVPVPPPEPEEIETDLRQLKEWRDNFIKS; encoded by the coding sequence ATGCAGAAATTAACAGAAGAGTTAGAAAGTTGGTTTAAAGAGCGCCCTTTGTGGTTACAAAATGCTACAAAAAGGTTGCTTGAAAAAGGTGAACTAGAAGAGAGTGACTATGACGACTTATTAAAGATATGTGGTTCAGAAGTTGGTGTAGAATTTGAAGGTCAGAACATTCCAACGGCACACCCCATACCTGCTGGTTCATTTGCACAGGAGGATCATTCCCAAAAAGTGGAAATCTCCTCTATATCAAACGTAGTTGGCATAAATGCCCTGAACCCTAGAAAACCCTTGAGTTTCCCTGAAGGCCTTACAGTGATTTATGGTCAGAATGGTTCCGGTAAATCTGGTTATACAAGATTGCTAAAGCAAGTATGTGGCGCAAAAAAGCCTGGACAGTTACACCCCAACGCTTTCAAACATCCTCCTGATAGCCAATCCTGCCAAATTCAATTTAAATGTGAAGGCAATGAATGTGAATTAAGTTGGGATATTTCAAAGGGTATTAACGAACAACTTTCCGCTGTCGAGTTGTATGATAATGAGTGTGGATCTGTATATGTAATAGATGAAAACCAATTAGCATATGAACCAGCACTATTAAGACTATTTTCTGAATTAACAACTGCCAGTGATAGGCTTTCAAAGCAGTTAGAGGGTTTATCGAAAACTTTAGTTTCTTCAAAACCAGCATTGCCAGATGAATATATCATGACAAAGGCAGGTCAATGGTACAAATCTCTTACGCTACCGATGAATAAGGCGACTATTGAGGAAAAATGTGCTTGGTCTGAGGTAGATCAAAAATCTTTTAATGATATCAATTTAAGACTGAAGTCTTCAGATCCAAAGACACAAGCCCAGGCAATTAGAAAGTCTAAAATTCAGGTAGACAAACTAATAGCAGACTTCCGTAATTGGGAGTCTAAGCTAAGCGATACTTCCTGTTCGGAATATCTTGTCTCAAAAAAGGACTGCTCAGTTAAACAAGCTACAGCGTCTGAGTACGCAAAAAGTATATTCAAAAATAGCCCTTTGACTGGTATTGGGGATGAATCATGGAGTTTGCTTTGGGAGCAAGCAAGGGCGTATTCGGAAAATGTAGCATATTTGAATGTGAATTTTCCTAATGTTGGAGATGGGGCTGTATGTGTACTTTGTCAGCAACCTTTGAGTGATAAAACAAAAAAAAGACTTTCCGACTTTGAAAGTTTTGTCAAAGGGGAATTAGAATCAGCTGCAAAAATAGCAAAAAAAGGACTCGCTGTTACTGAAAATGTACTCAAAAAGACACCGGAAGAAAATCTGATAGCTACAATGCTTTCCGCATCTGGAATTGATGATACGATTTCAGAAAAGGTACTCAAATTAAGAGAGAGTATAGCACAAAAATCTATGGAGTTATTGGAAACAGAACCAGGCAAAGAATATTCGGCAGGGTTAGACTTCGATGTGTTGGAAGATCTTGTCAATTTGTCGGAAAATATGGAGATAAACGCAAAAAGGCTCGATGAAGATGCAAAAAAAGACAAAAGAGAAGAGATAAAAAAGGAGGCGCTTGAATTAGAGGCTAGGAAGTGGCTATCACAGCAAAAAAGTTCGATTAATGCTGAGTTGATTTTGTTAGGTAAAAAAGAAAAAATTTCACGGGCAAAATCGCTTGTAACTACTACGGCATTAACACGCAAAAAGTCCTTATTGACTGAAGAACTTATTACAGCCGAATACATACACAGATTCAGAAATGAAATTGAGAAATTTGGCGCTGGTCGGATTAATGTTAATTTAGAAAAAACTCGTTCAACAAAGGGTAGAGTTTATTTCCAAATCAAGCTGGAAGGTAATCAGTTAGGGTTGCAGGTTGATAAGATATTAAGTGAAGGAGAATTTCGAATTATTTCGTTAGCGGCTTTCTTGGCAGATGTTGAGGGTCATACAGATAAATCGGCATTCATTTTTGATGACCCAATTTCATCCTTAGATCAAGATTATGAAGAGAAAGTTGCTGAAAGATTAGTAGAACTTTCAAAATCAAGGCAAGTTTTAGTATTCACCCACCGTCTATCGTTAATGGCATTGTTAGAAGAATTTGTAAAAAAGCAAGGATTAACCCAAAATACTATCGGCCTATATAAGGAAACATGGGGAACAGGGGAGCCGGGTTTGCCGCCAATACACGCCCAAAAAACTAAAGCAGCGATTAACACTCTAATTTCAAAAATTCCTGAAGGAAAGAAAATTTTGGATGAACATGGGCATGAGCAATATTCTTGGTGGGCGAAAGGGATTTGTAGCAATACTCGTATTACGGTTGAAAAAGTGATTGAGATTGATCTTTTAGCGGATGTGATTCAGAGGTTCCGCAGGTCTATTACCACGCAAGGAAAACTCCATAATATTGCAAAAGTTACTACAGAAGACTGTGAATATATTGATACTTTATTGACAAAGTATTCACGTTATGTACATTCCCAGCCGAATGAAGTTCCAGTACCACCTCCCGAACCAGAAGAGATAGAAACAGACTTAAGACAACTAAAGGAGTGGCGTGATAACTTTATTAAGAGCTAA
- a CDS encoding potassium channel family protein, whose amino-acid sequence MDFKRLHISLFILFGIIAFGTLGYFYVEKMPLFDALYMTIITISTVGFSEIHPLSPRGRLVTMLVISASISIGAYSIGVIVRMFIEGELKKSFERRKMEKQIAGLKNHFIICGYGRIGRIICQELREDNIGFVVIEEDAAAIQQLEKEKYLCLQMDATTEEALLRAGIMSARGLVTAVRSDANNVFITLTAKGLRPDVFVLSRTSDVKNEDKLRRAGANRVVSPYFIGGRRMAQVLKRPTVVDFIDIATMGNKLGLVMDEAEIGPGSRLVGKDLIQSQLRKDFGVIIVAIKRPSGRMIYNPVSTQVLESGDVLVLLGKRGDIRRMDEVL is encoded by the coding sequence ATGGATTTTAAGCGCCTGCACATATCCTTATTCATATTGTTCGGGATCATCGCCTTTGGTACGCTCGGTTATTTTTATGTCGAGAAGATGCCCCTGTTCGATGCCCTCTACATGACCATTATCACCATCAGCACCGTCGGGTTTTCCGAGATTCACCCGCTTTCGCCCCGGGGCAGGCTGGTCACGATGCTGGTGATCAGCGCCAGTATCAGCATCGGCGCCTATTCCATCGGTGTCATCGTGCGGATGTTTATCGAGGGGGAGCTGAAGAAGAGCTTTGAGAGGAGGAAGATGGAAAAACAGATCGCAGGTCTGAAGAATCATTTTATTATCTGTGGCTACGGGCGGATCGGACGGATTATCTGCCAGGAACTGCGGGAAGACAACATCGGCTTTGTCGTCATCGAAGAGGATGCGGCTGCGATTCAGCAACTGGAAAAAGAGAAATACCTCTGCCTCCAGATGGATGCGACCACGGAAGAGGCCCTGCTCAGGGCCGGAATTATGAGCGCCAGGGGGCTGGTGACAGCGGTCCGTTCCGATGCCAACAATGTGTTTATCACGCTCACGGCCAAAGGGCTGAGACCCGATGTTTTTGTGCTGTCGCGCACATCGGATGTCAAAAACGAGGATAAGCTGAGGCGGGCCGGTGCCAACCGGGTGGTTTCGCCCTATTTTATCGGGGGCAGACGCATGGCCCAGGTGCTGAAACGGCCCACCGTGGTCGATTTCATCGATATTGCCACGATGGGGAACAAGCTGGGGCTGGTCATGGACGAGGCCGAGATCGGGCCCGGATCGCGGCTCGTGGGAAAGGATCTGATTCAGAGCCAGCTGCGAAAGGACTTCGGGGTGATTATCGTGGCGATCAAGCGGCCTTCCGGCCGGATGATTTACAACCCGGTATCAACGCAAGTCCTGGAGAGCGGAGATGTGCTGGTGCTGCTCGGCAAACGGGGGGATATCAGGCGGATGGATGAGGTGCTGTGA
- a CDS encoding FeoA family protein: MLKLNMRQMKEKQNGIISAVRADGELGRRIRDMGLVPGTPVTIQGRAPLYDPVALRVMDFTLTLRNNEADYIEVEVNE; this comes from the coding sequence ATGCTGAAACTAAACATGAGACAGATGAAGGAAAAACAGAACGGTATCATATCAGCCGTCCGGGCAGATGGTGAATTGGGTAGGCGCATTCGCGATATGGGGCTGGTTCCGGGAACCCCGGTGACCATACAGGGCCGTGCGCCCCTCTATGATCCCGTGGCATTGCGAGTGATGGATTTCACCCTCACGCTCCGAAACAACGAAGCCGATTACATTGAAGTGGAGGTAAACGAGTAA
- the feoB gene encoding ferrous iron transport protein B: protein MEATIALAGNPNCGKTTLFNALTGARQHVGNYPGITVDKKEGTYIGDSGRIHVVDLPGTYSLTAYSLEEVVARDYLVREKPGVVVNIVDASNLERNLYLTLQFLEMGVPVCIALNMMDVAEKRGFKIDSDKLSRLLGVPVIPTIARSGQGKDELMAAAAKTIRDNRNQPPLTISYGEDVDNALLDMEKVIRNNRFLTDRYNARWIALKYLEKDEKIMEEGREANAGVAAKLANEAVQVAVHLKRTLETYPEAIIADYRYGYINTIVRQDVIRRGQENDRLYMSDKIDSILTQRFAGPLIMLLILLGVYQFTFSYSEIPVGWCESLFAWLGGLADAHLPDGMLKSLIISGVIDGVGGVLGFVPLILFMFFAIAFLEDTGYLARVAFMLDRIFRIFGLHGSSVMPFIVSGGIAGGCAVPGVMAARTLKSPREQLATLLTVPFMNCGAKLPVFALLVGVFFAENEALMMFIITIISWIGALLVAKLLRSTVIRGEATPFVMELPPYRFPTFRGLIIHTWERTWQYIKKAGTVILGISVLLWAMMTFPGLPENRARQFEVKRQTILASAPASVVRAVETAGEAAELPAAVQAVKDQLAAVDGKEAEAGLRYSAAGRLGTMLEGVSQWAGFDWRTNIALVGGFAAKEVVISTLGTAYSLGEVDPEESGSLGAMLANAPGWGPLTALSLMIFTMFYAPCFVTVVCIVREAGSWKWGLFSMAFNTIFAFTLSVMVYQIGSMLGF from the coding sequence ATGGAAGCGACAATCGCCCTGGCAGGAAATCCCAATTGCGGAAAAACCACCCTTTTCAATGCCCTGACCGGCGCACGCCAGCATGTGGGCAACTATCCGGGTATCACGGTTGATAAAAAGGAAGGCACCTATATCGGCGACAGCGGCAGAATTCACGTAGTGGATCTGCCCGGAACCTACTCCCTCACCGCCTATTCGCTGGAGGAAGTGGTTGCCAGAGACTATCTGGTGCGGGAGAAACCCGGTGTCGTGGTCAATATCGTTGATGCCTCCAACCTGGAGCGCAACCTCTACCTCACACTTCAGTTCCTGGAAATGGGCGTGCCGGTCTGCATTGCCCTCAATATGATGGATGTCGCTGAAAAACGCGGTTTTAAAATTGATTCGGACAAACTTTCCAGGCTGCTGGGCGTCCCCGTTATCCCCACAATTGCCCGGAGCGGACAGGGCAAAGATGAGCTGATGGCCGCAGCAGCAAAGACCATCCGGGACAACCGCAATCAGCCGCCCCTGACCATCTCCTACGGCGAAGACGTGGACAACGCGCTGCTGGATATGGAAAAAGTGATCCGAAACAACAGGTTTCTGACCGATCGTTACAACGCCCGCTGGATTGCATTGAAGTATCTGGAAAAAGACGAAAAAATTATGGAAGAGGGCCGGGAGGCCAATGCAGGCGTGGCTGCAAAACTGGCGAATGAAGCCGTTCAGGTGGCCGTCCACCTGAAGCGGACCCTGGAGACCTATCCCGAAGCCATCATCGCGGATTACCGCTACGGTTATATCAACACCATTGTCCGGCAGGACGTGATCCGCCGCGGGCAGGAAAACGACCGGCTCTATATGTCTGACAAAATCGACAGCATTCTGACCCAGCGGTTTGCCGGGCCGCTGATCATGCTGCTCATTCTTCTCGGGGTATATCAGTTCACATTCTCCTACAGTGAAATCCCGGTGGGCTGGTGCGAGTCCCTCTTCGCGTGGCTCGGCGGGCTGGCCGATGCCCATCTGCCCGACGGAATGCTCAAATCCCTGATCATTTCCGGCGTGATCGACGGCGTGGGCGGGGTTCTGGGATTCGTACCACTGATCCTCTTCATGTTTTTCGCCATCGCCTTTTTAGAGGACACCGGATATCTGGCGCGGGTGGCCTTCATGCTCGACCGGATCTTCAGGATTTTCGGGCTCCACGGCAGCTCCGTCATGCCGTTTATCGTATCGGGCGGCATTGCCGGGGGATGTGCCGTGCCGGGCGTGATGGCGGCCCGGACCCTCAAATCCCCCCGTGAGCAATTGGCAACCCTGCTGACCGTCCCCTTTATGAACTGCGGGGCCAAGCTGCCCGTCTTCGCCCTGCTGGTGGGCGTCTTTTTTGCTGAAAACGAGGCGCTGATGATGTTCATCATCACAATCATCTCCTGGATCGGTGCGCTGCTGGTCGCCAAGCTGCTGCGGAGTACGGTGATCAGAGGCGAGGCCACCCCTTTTGTGATGGAGCTGCCGCCATACCGTTTTCCCACCTTCAGGGGGCTTATCATCCACACCTGGGAGCGGACATGGCAGTACATTAAAAAAGCAGGCACCGTCATTCTCGGCATCTCGGTGCTTCTCTGGGCCATGATGACCTTTCCGGGGCTGCCGGAAAACAGGGCCAGGCAGTTTGAGGTAAAGCGTCAGACCATCCTGGCATCGGCGCCCGCATCGGTGGTGCGGGCCGTTGAAACTGCCGGTGAGGCGGCGGAACTTCCCGCAGCGGTACAGGCGGTGAAAGATCAGTTGGCCGCCGTTGACGGAAAAGAGGCCGAAGCGGGGCTGAGATATTCCGCAGCCGGGCGGCTGGGCACGATGCTGGAGGGGGTGAGCCAATGGGCCGGGTTTGACTGGCGCACCAATATTGCCCTGGTCGGCGGATTTGCGGCAAAGGAGGTGGTGATCTCCACCCTGGGCACCGCCTACTCCCTGGGAGAGGTGGACCCGGAAGAGAGCGGCTCCCTCGGCGCAATGCTCGCCAATGCTCCCGGCTGGGGTCCGCTGACGGCCCTGAGTCTGATGATTTTCACCATGTTCTACGCGCCCTGCTTTGTCACGGTGGTCTGTATCGTCAGAGAGGCCGGATCATGGAAATGGGGCCTGTTTTCAATGGCCTTCAACACGATCTTCGCCTTTACGCTGTCCGTGATGGTCTATCAGATCGGCTCAATGCTGGGGTTTTAA
- a CDS encoding FeoB-associated Cys-rich membrane protein gives METLIITAIIGVAAIYTFRTFYKSMKNEEGGCAGGCASCGASGSCGEFQDSPDGDQIRPSGELITDATPSRHSRDSRKPQGNSVK, from the coding sequence ATGGAAACACTGATTATAACTGCAATCATCGGCGTGGCGGCCATTTATACGTTCAGAACATTTTACAAAAGCATGAAAAATGAGGAAGGCGGCTGTGCGGGCGGATGCGCATCCTGCGGGGCATCCGGCTCATGCGGCGAATTTCAGGACAGCCCGGACGGGGATCAGATACGCCCGTCAGGCGAATTGATCACCGATGCCACGCCTTCCCGCCATTCCCGTGACAGCAGGAAGCCGCAAGGGAACTCCGTGAAATAA
- a CDS encoding class I SAM-dependent methyltransferase: protein MITVDFKRLDVRPGFRILDIGCGSGRHTGAAARIRDVRVVGTDICFDDLNEARGRLNLLESWGEIRGRWNLAATDITTLPFGESAFDLVICSEVLEHIPDQHRAISEIIRVLKPGCNLVVSVPRYLPERICWALSESYRNTPGGHIRIYRKKALTRLLESRGVKKWGFHWAHSLHTPYWWLKCLVGPDRKDSLPVNLYHRLLVWDMMARPRLTRLAEKLLNPFMGKSIVLYLKKESA from the coding sequence GTGATTACCGTGGACTTTAAGCGGCTCGACGTCCGCCCCGGCTTCCGTATTCTCGATATCGGGTGCGGATCGGGCAGACATACGGGGGCGGCAGCACGGATCAGAGATGTGCGGGTGGTCGGTACGGATATCTGCTTTGATGATCTGAACGAGGCCAGGGGCAGGCTTAATCTTCTGGAATCATGGGGGGAAATCCGGGGGCGGTGGAACCTTGCGGCCACCGATATTACCACCCTGCCTTTCGGGGAGAGCGCCTTTGACCTGGTTATCTGTTCGGAGGTATTGGAACATATTCCGGATCAGCACCGGGCGATCTCTGAAATTATCCGGGTGCTGAAGCCGGGCTGCAACCTCGTGGTCAGCGTGCCCCGGTATCTGCCGGAGCGGATCTGCTGGGCGCTCTCCGAAAGCTACCGGAACACGCCCGGCGGCCACATCCGGATTTACAGGAAAAAGGCCCTGACCCGGCTTCTGGAAAGCCGGGGCGTGAAAAAGTGGGGATTCCACTGGGCGCACAGCCTCCACACGCCCTACTGGTGGCTCAAATGCCTGGTGGGGCCGGACCGGAAGGATTCACTTCCGGTCAACCTCTACCACCGGCTTCTGGTATGGGACATGATGGCGCGCCCGCGCCTGACCCGCCTTGCGGAAAAACTGCTCAATCCGTTCATGGGGAAAAGCATTGTGCTGTATCTGAAAAAAGAGAGCGCCTGA
- a CDS encoding glycosyltransferase family 4 protein: protein MLSYRSNPHCGGQGVYVRHLSKALRDLGHHVEVVSGPPLPVLDDGVRLSGLPGLDLYNPEDLFRTPSPGELADPINFMEWMGVSTMGFPEPFTFGLRAYKYLRDKFDQYDVVHDNQSLSYGVGAISKKVPTVATIHHPITVDRDLAVQSVRSLWKKFKHRRWYSFIGMQKRVSRKFSRVITVSECTRRDISKEFDIPEDRFRVVPNGINTDLFYPAPGMAREKNRIMVTNSADTPLKGLYYLLQSVAEMAEKRDIRLIVIGTPKKDGGVVRLIRKLGIGAHVRFTGRVSDTEFVRQYAKASLAVVPSVYEGFGLPVGEAMACGVPVVSTTGGALPEVVGDAGVLVPPADPGALTQAITGLLDNPERAAEMGRAGYERVQKHFTWEMAARKTVDAYREVIRDYRGL from the coding sequence ATGCTCAGCTACCGAAGCAACCCCCACTGCGGGGGGCAGGGCGTCTATGTCCGGCATCTGAGCAAAGCCCTCAGAGATCTGGGACATCATGTGGAGGTGGTTTCCGGGCCGCCGCTGCCGGTTCTGGACGACGGGGTACGTCTCTCCGGCCTGCCCGGTCTGGATCTCTACAATCCTGAAGACCTCTTCAGAACGCCGTCGCCCGGAGAGCTTGCCGACCCCATCAATTTCATGGAATGGATGGGGGTTTCCACAATGGGATTTCCCGAACCCTTCACCTTCGGGCTTCGGGCCTATAAATACCTGAGAGACAAATTTGATCAGTACGATGTGGTCCACGACAACCAGAGCCTCTCTTACGGCGTGGGGGCCATCAGTAAAAAGGTGCCCACCGTTGCCACGATTCATCACCCCATTACCGTGGACCGGGATCTGGCCGTGCAGTCGGTCCGCTCCCTGTGGAAGAAATTCAAACACCGGCGCTGGTACTCGTTTATCGGAATGCAGAAGCGGGTGTCCAGAAAATTTTCCCGCGTCATCACCGTCTCCGAGTGTACACGCCGGGATATCAGCAAAGAGTTCGATATCCCGGAAGACCGGTTCCGGGTCGTGCCCAACGGCATCAACACCGACCTGTTCTATCCGGCCCCCGGCATGGCGCGGGAGAAAAACCGCATTATGGTCACCAACAGCGCGGACACGCCCCTCAAAGGGCTTTATTATCTGCTCCAGTCGGTGGCTGAGATGGCCGAAAAACGCGATATCAGGCTGATCGTCATCGGTACACCCAAAAAGGACGGCGGCGTGGTCAGGCTGATCCGCAAGCTGGGGATCGGTGCCCACGTCCGGTTCACCGGCAGGGTCAGCGATACGGAGTTTGTGCGGCAGTATGCCAAGGCCAGCCTGGCGGTCGTGCCCTCGGTGTACGAGGGATTCGGGCTTCCGGTGGGCGAGGCCATGGCCTGCGGCGTGCCGGTCGTCAGCACCACCGGCGGGGCATTGCCCGAAGTGGTGGGGGACGCAGGCGTACTGGTTCCCCCGGCCGATCCGGGTGCGCTGACACAGGCCATTACCGGATTGCTGGACAACCCGGAGCGGGCTGCGGAAATGGGACGGGCCGGATATGAACGGGTCCAGAAACATTTTACCTGGGAGATGGCGGCCCGGAAAACCGTGGACGCATACCGGGAGGTGATTCGTGATTACCGTGGACTTTAA
- a CDS encoding HNH endonuclease produces the protein MIRTVRQIPLPISAIRLEDAYFDFQAMENPDISGDRYQHGELFYHKNFKQAGLVRDKFRCRVCGSESSLQCHHIRSKAEGGTDKLSNLMTLCKDCHGRHHKKGLRLPKQKSSFYISAAHVQQGKHYLQAELSETAFLTRTFGYITSHYRNRAGIEKSHVNDAVIIADKKAVPVTHYIKSKHIQTRKRSLHEATARKGRKIPNRTQKRNCKNVSALKGFRRWDTVRYKGQTGFISGFTGTSSCYIVNVEGDYIRNPGKKYKQVSLGKVVRLHNNKSVVSQRADSSPTFAIAQEGDFSAES, from the coding sequence GTGATTCGGACTGTCAGGCAGATTCCTCTGCCGATTTCAGCTATCAGGCTGGAAGATGCCTATTTTGATTTTCAGGCAATGGAAAATCCGGACATATCCGGGGACCGGTATCAGCATGGGGAACTGTTTTACCACAAAAATTTTAAGCAGGCGGGTCTGGTCAGGGATAAGTTCAGATGCCGGGTCTGCGGGTCTGAATCCTCCCTGCAATGCCATCATATCAGATCCAAGGCAGAGGGCGGGACAGATAAGCTGTCAAATCTGATGACCCTGTGTAAAGACTGCCACGGGCGACATCACAAAAAGGGGTTGAGACTCCCAAAACAAAAAAGCTCTTTTTATATCTCAGCGGCTCATGTTCAGCAGGGGAAGCATTATTTACAGGCCGAACTGTCAGAAACTGCCTTCCTGACAAGGACTTTCGGATATATTACAAGCCATTATCGGAACAGGGCGGGGATAGAAAAATCCCATGTGAACGATGCGGTCATTATCGCAGATAAAAAGGCCGTACCTGTCACACATTATATAAAATCAAAGCATATTCAGACCCGGAAGAGAAGCCTGCACGAGGCAACGGCAAGGAAGGGGCGGAAGATTCCCAACAGAACACAGAAACGAAATTGTAAAAATGTCTCTGCCCTGAAAGGATTCAGGCGCTGGGATACAGTACGGTATAAGGGGCAGACCGGGTTTATCTCAGGATTCACGGGCACATCTTCCTGTTACATCGTCAATGTGGAAGGAGATTATATCAGAAATCCGGGGAAAAAATATAAACAGGTCAGCCTGGGAAAAGTGGTAAGACTTCACAACAACAAATCAGTTGTCAGCCAACGCGCCGATTCATCCCCCACCTTTGCTATCGCTCAGGAAGGGGACTTCTCGGCGGAAAGTTAA
- a CDS encoding RRXRR domain-containing protein yields the protein MKVYVKSETGKWLMPTNPANARILLKKGKAKVIGRTPFVIRLLYETGEYVQPVTVGIDDGGINIGIAAVSNGSVLFQQELVLRSDIKSKLDTRRQYRRSRRNRKTRYRKARFLNRKQSVPVCKVCGGNAPASKIICRKCLNAAGGVHQKYAGIQKTHFRLPPSVRAKKML from the coding sequence ATGAAAGTTTATGTGAAATCAGAGACGGGAAAATGGCTGATGCCGACCAATCCGGCAAACGCCAGAATCCTGCTGAAAAAGGGAAAGGCAAAAGTGATCGGGCGAACACCTTTTGTTATCCGGCTATTGTACGAAACAGGTGAATATGTGCAGCCTGTTACGGTGGGCATTGATGATGGCGGTATAAATATCGGTATTGCTGCGGTTTCAAATGGCAGTGTTCTGTTTCAGCAGGAGCTTGTTCTGAGATCGGATATTAAGTCAAAATTAGATACACGAAGGCAGTACCGCCGGTCAAGAAGAAACAGGAAAACGAGATATAGAAAAGCAAGATTTCTGAATCGGAAACAGTCCGTTCCGGTCTGTAAGGTTTGTGGCGGAAACGCACCGGCATCAAAGATAATATGCCGAAAATGCCTGAATGCGGCTGGCGGTGTGCATCAGAAATACGCCGGGATTCAGAAGACACACTTTCGACTTCCGCCGTCAGTCAGGGCAAAAAAAATGCTGTGA
- a CDS encoding hydroxymethylglutaryl-CoA lyase — MAYPKRVRLAEVGPRDGFQSERKIIPTDLKVKIITALAEAGSDEIQVTSFVNPARVPQMADAEELIRRLPRREGLLYTALALNTRGVERACQAGLTGVEVSISASDTHSRKNAGMSHLQAREQAREMVRLARECRMQVTGSIQCAFGCVYEGDVSAENVTETARMFLDAGVHRLSLADTTGMATPLSVEARVRSLATETEALPLGLHLHDTRGLGLVNLMAGLAAGGTCFDTAFGGMGGCPFVRGASGNIATEDTVYLLETLNIECGIDRQQVAACSEQMAAFLGRPLPGKLYRLNR, encoded by the coding sequence ATGGCATATCCGAAGCGCGTCAGGCTGGCAGAGGTCGGCCCGCGGGATGGCTTTCAGTCTGAGCGGAAAATCATCCCCACGGACCTGAAGGTGAAGATCATCACCGCCCTTGCCGAGGCCGGATCTGATGAGATACAGGTGACGTCTTTTGTGAACCCGGCGCGGGTTCCCCAGATGGCTGACGCGGAAGAGCTGATCCGGCGTCTGCCCAGGCGGGAGGGGCTTCTTTACACGGCACTGGCGCTCAACACCAGAGGCGTGGAACGGGCCTGCCAGGCAGGGCTGACCGGCGTGGAGGTTTCCATCTCCGCCAGCGACACCCACAGCCGCAAAAACGCGGGCATGTCCCACCTTCAGGCCCGCGAACAGGCACGGGAGATGGTTCGTCTGGCGCGGGAATGCCGGATGCAGGTCACCGGCAGCATTCAGTGTGCGTTCGGGTGCGTGTACGAAGGCGATGTGTCTGCGGAAAATGTGACGGAGACCGCACGCATGTTTCTGGACGCGGGCGTTCACCGCCTCTCCCTGGCCGATACCACCGGCATGGCCACGCCCCTGTCCGTGGAAGCGCGGGTGAGGTCACTGGCCACCGAAACAGAGGCGCTTCCGCTGGGGCTTCACCTTCACGACACACGGGGGCTGGGGCTGGTCAATCTCATGGCCGGTCTGGCGGCGGGGGGCACCTGCTTTGATACGGCTTTCGGGGGGATGGGGGGATGTCCGTTTGTCCGGGGGGCGTCCGGCAATATTGCCACGGAGGATACCGTGTATCTGCTGGAGACCCTGAACATCGAATGCGGCATTGACCGGCAACAGGTGGCGGCGTGTTCGGAGCAGATGGCGGCATTTCTGGGCAGGCCGCTGCCCGGCAAGCTGTACCGCCTGAACCGGTGA